The DNA segment GCttgggggcagcacagtggcttagtggttagcactgttgcctcacagcgagaaggttatgggttcaattcccgcctgtggcttttctgtgtggagtttgcatgttctccctgtgtttgcgtgggtttcctccgggtgctccggtttcctcccatattagatggattggaatctttaaattgtccataggtgtgcgggtgggtgtgaatgtgtttgtttatctgtttggcgtcctgtcctgggtgtaccccgcctcgcgctctgtgactctgtggctccagccccctgcgactctTGATTGGACTAATTGGTTGAcgatgagtgtgtgagtatcacTTGGTCCCTTTAGCCCAATAGCCAAGTAGACAGGTAGCTCACGCACTACAGTTGTGGAGATCTGCACACTTAATATGCAAAAGATCATAATATATTTGTGGCAATAATAATGAATGCGCTTCGAGCATCACATCTCACAGGATtctatacgcacacacacacacacacacacacacacacacacacacacacacacacacacacacacacacacacacacacacacacacacacacacacacacacacacacaccatattccACACACCGATTGTGGGGTGTTTAAACAGTTCATTCCTTCATTATTGCCTTTTTGTTGTTAATTACAGGTGTGTATTAGAGCTGGACTGATATGCAGCCTGGTCCATAAGTATCTGGACAGTGACCATTTATGTGTAaaatttgtgtgtaattttgcttctttgcaccaccacaatggagatgaAATGACAAAATGCAAAGATGTAACATTCACTCacccatcttcaaccgcttactggagcctatcccagcagtcacagggagtgaggcagggtacaccctggacaggatgtcagtctgtcacagggccacatataaacaaacaaatacattcacacacacacacctacggacaatttaaagtttccaatccacctaacttgcatgtctttggatgtgacggggagaacatgcaaactccacacagaaaggccactggtgggaatcaaacccatgactttcttgctgtgaggaaacagtgctaaccactaatccactgtgctgaccTGCAAAGATGTAACATTCagatttaattcaaagggttcaaCAGAAATGCTCCAATAACCATTTAGAAATtgtagccatttttatacacactcCCTTCATTTTcacaggccataagtaattggacactaAATATAAGGCTTACTGTTGACTCAAAtgattacttttacagccagttttctttagacaaatcaggggatggaaacatgaatattttcaagtcactaaatatgtctttgaCTTCTTTTACATGGagtcattaagaaacacaaacactagggtaaatttgtctggagtaggcagctctcaaaaactgagtggctgtgcaagaaggagacgagtgaggaaagccaccaagacacagtgacaataatccttatatttagtttattCAATTGcttatggtctctgaaaatggagggactgtattTAAAAATGTACACAGAAAATCACCAGTATTAAATTAacattgacagtgaacatatggtcccactctgagcagagtaggaccatatgtacactggcagtgttaatttaacactttcagtgttggttttacactggtgattttactgtgtatgtaaTTCCTTAACGGTTCATggagtatttttgttaaacctctcATGTTAAAGCTAAAAATCTTCACCAGAAGTTcaacttgattgtttcatttcaactcattTCGATGATgtgcagagaaaaaaacaattgtgttgcatgtccaaatacttatgaataggttgaagaggatttgcaaatcattgttttctgtttttatttacattttacacaacgtcccaacttcattggaattggggttgtaaagttGAGCCTTaagtttgactggtttgtgaCTCAGAACCACCCAGAGATTTTCACAAATGAAACATACATCCACTGTAGAATTCCAAAGACAATGTATTTACATATTTCACAACAACAAATTCACATCCCACAAGAAACACAACAGCTTTTGGACAGCAAATATtgcaataaatgattaaaaatacaCTCCTGGACTAATCCACAgtgacaaaaaacattacaataaatATTAAAATGACGTAAACAGAACCTGGTCAGATGACAAATGTCTTTCAGTTCCAATCCTCATCATTGTGACTGTCCTCAGTAATATCATCTGAGTACACGGATTTAAATTTCTACTGGACCTGGGCCAGCACGGCATCCCAGCCTGATGTGGACATGGGGACAGTTTTCTGATCCACCTTCTTGAGCTGGATTCCGTTCCGGATGTCAGCCAGCAGGTTGTCCCAACCTGAGGAGGACACGGTGACGACTTTGTCCTGATCAACCTTCTTTCACTGGACTCCATTCCGGATGTCGGCCAGCAGGGCATCCATAGACATAGGGACACCCAAAGTACTAAATGTCAGGGGAGAAATAAGACAAGGAGGTGGGCTGGGGGATGCAGATGATGTGCACAGACAAATCGGAAGAGGAGAAGGATGGAACACAGGGAGAGGAGTTGGGCTAGGAGGTGCACTTGATGTGCCTAGACAGGGCGGAGGAGGATGGGAAGGAAGAGGAGGAAACATGGGGAGAGGAGGTGGGCTATGAGGTGCATCTGACATGCCTAGCCAGCTCAGAGGAGGGAACACAGGGAGAGGAGTTGGGCTAGGAGGTGCACTTGATGTGTCTAGCCAGCTCAGAGGAGAAGGATGGAACACAGGGAGAGGACTTGGGTTAGGAGGTGCACTTGATGTGCCTAGACAGAGTGGAGGAGGATGGGAAGGAAGAGGAGGAAACATGGGGAGAGGAGGTGGGCTATGAGGTGCATTTGACATGCCTAGCCAGCTCAGAGGAGGGAACACAGGGAGAGGAGGTGGGTTAGGAAGGGTACTTGATGTGCCTAGCCAGCTCAGAGGAGGAGGATGGAACACGAGGAGAGAAGGTGGGTTAAGAGTTGCACTTGATGTGCCTAGCCAgcttggaggaggaggagggaacaCGAGGAGAGGAGGTGGGCTAGGAGGTGCACTTGATGTGCCTAGCCAGCTTGGAGGAGGAGGATGGAACACAAAGAGAGGAGGTGGGCTAAGAGGTGCACTTGATGTGCCTAGCCAgctcggaggaggaggagggaacaCGAAGAGAGGAGGTGGGCTAAGAGGTGCACTTGATGTGCCTAGCCAGCTTGGAGGAGGAGGATGGAACACAAAGAGAGGAGGTGGGCTAAGAGGTGCACTTGATGTGCCTAGCCAgctcggaggaggaggagggaacaCGAAGAGAGGAGGTGGGCTAAGAGGTGCACTTGATGTGCCTAGCCAgctcggaggaggaggagggaacaCGAAGAGAGGAGGTGGGCTAAGAGGTGCACTTGATGTGCCTAGCCAgctcggaggaggaggagggaacaCGAGGAGAGGAGGTGGGCTAAGAGGTGCACTTGATGTGCCTAGCCAGCTCGGAGGAGGAGGATGGAACACGAGGAGAGGAGGTGGGTTAGGAGGTGCCGAAGAGGTGCCTATTCAAGTAggaaggggaggaggaggaggaggaagaggtggAGGAGAGTAAACTGGGAGAGGAGGTGGGCACTGGGGTTGCGCTCGAGGGTCCCAACCaggtaggaggaggaggagggaattTTGGGTGAAGAAGATTGGGACGTGTTACACACAAGATGACTGGTGTCACTgagggagggggaggaggagggaaTGAGGGATGAGGAGGTGGGAGACAGGCTGCAGATGAGGTGTCTGGCCCTGTGGGAGGAGGATGATGTCGGACTAAGAACTGGGTTTGGGGCACAGGAGCTGGAGGAGCAGGTCGACAAACCCTTTTAGGGTTAGGAGGAGGTAATGAGGGGAGAGGAGGAGGCAGCATGTATGAAAATGTATGAATGCAGcattgtacagagacatcctggatgaaaacctgctccagagcgctcttgacctcagactgggccagCTCTggagaactctgtgaatgtccttgagtggcccagccagagcccagacctgaatctgattaaacatctctggagagatctgaaaatgactgtgcacaggtgctctccatccaacctgatggagcttgagaggttctgcaaagaggaatgtgcaaaagtgcccaaagataggtccaccaagcttgtggtatcatattcaagaagacttgaggctgtaattgctaccaaaggtgcatcaacaaagtattgagcaaagtgtgtgaatatgtatgtacatgtgatttcttagttttttatttttaatacattttcaaaaaaaaaaaaaaaaactttttcatgttgtcattatgggttgttgtgagcagaattttgaagggaaaaaattaatttactccattttggaataaggcagtcaCATAAGTTGAGGAaatagtgaagcgctgtgaatactttctggatacattgtGTGCCCTTGAGTGAAGACATCTTGGGAACATGTCCAGACTCCCACTTCTTGCTATTGATAAGTTAAAAGCTTAGTCAGAGCTGGTTCGGTTGGGCGTGCAGAATATGACTCTGCAGTGCAATAACACTGTTACTTCCTCTCTCTGTCCTCTAAAGAGCAAACATCAATCGGTCCCCTCTCCAGTTTGTCGTTCCCTCTCCCTTTATGTTCCTCCTGTGACTTCACATTCCTAAGTAGCCACTTTGTTAAATTCACACCTGCACCTCTTCTTATTATTCTGTCACAGAGGACACAACAATGCTATTTGACTCACACACAGTTAATGCacaatatcatcagcatatcGTGTTCTCAGGTGTATTGTCACCCGTCTTTATGCTGCTTTATGCTAGATCAGGGCTCACCAACCACACCTTAGCTAATTAACTAAGTTAGGTTTGCACACTCAATTAAGTGCTAGTATGACGGAGGTCAGCAGGGGTCACTGTGCAATGGTAGTCAATAGACCTCACTTCTCCAACAGTTAAAGGACACTCTGGCCACTCAGGGTAGAGCTCGGGTTTTTAGCTGACTGAGAGCATCTgactcccatgccagagatcaCGTGTTCGCATCCCAAGGtgagcaagtgggaggagtcagaatcacaacacaaaacaaagcaaGCCCCTACACTAGGAGACACCAGACATTGAAAACGTACGGCAGGTGATCTCCAGTGACTTTGTAGAGCCtgtccaatatggattttttttttttactccaccaATATCATGAAGTAAACATTTCATATACATTTCCAAATACATACAAAAAAATGGCTATGCTTCCTAACATGTTGTTAATATGtacatgttgcagacatgaatgagtgaagctcctcaGCATCTCCACAcaaagtccttcagactttttctttcagtaaatgcttctggttagcattagcatggcttaaaaacttcagcttctggggggattTTCTACCCAGACCCCTCATCcatggccctcttaaccccctgccactttaagcatttttctttatttgcatctcacatgccttgAAAGTCCTTACCATCTCacgtaggtccttcacactttactTTCAGTAAATGCCtctgaggagcattagcatggctaaaaaaactCCATGCAAATTACACTCTGAATAGTCAAATGATAGATCAAACCATTGTGTCTTGTAAAATAAATCTTAATTGGTGCATGTGTCTATGTCTCTGAAGATGCATTTGGAGCATAGACTGTGTAAATGTATGGTTTGGAGTCAGACACCACTGTTGCTTAATGGTGTCACTAAGGAAATAATACAGAAGACACCCTGTCATCCTGGGATTTTATATTCAAAACAAAATCCCAAACTATATTTTATTGTTAAAGGAAGATACTTTTAGACAATATCACCCATTTAACACAAAAGATGCTATTTCATTGCAAACTGAAAGTGATAAAAATCACAGTGGTCACATTATGCAAAGATGTTTTTATTCTACCTTTTACAGTTCCACATGGTTGGAGTTTCATTTTAAACATCGTCAAAGTCTCACATTTATATGGTAGTACGTGTTGAAATGACTGCTTTAaggataacatgctgcattcagaaCCTTTggacatccagggttttcatgtatcccataatcccttgcgcgccagagagtcgctgcagtcaaaacaacatagagaatccacaagatgacagttgtaaatgaatattatactacaaaaatgtatttttttatgcttttcgtcacgttaataagagactgcatgcatgatactctgaaaacttgctaaaacaattataacataatctgtgtctgccacgtttaatctgcgtggaatttaataagcgcaaaccgaatttcagacatattatatatattagtctggaacaaagaggacaaacagtgttgtaaagaacaataatcaagacgttaaaagagcaaacttcactttcccccagaacgacatgatcatgatcagcgagcgtagctcacagcagctcccactgaaaataacggagagacagcctgtgattctgcatgtttacataaaacaaacacagtaacaacgtctataaacccagagaatatattcatgagagttttaggcacaatataaaaatagttttatgttgcaatgttaatgctgttgtccgtgtgcagcggttaaagtgcagcgtgatcagagcgtctcaatgcagttctcagtgttactgagatctcgcagagcggcgacctttccgagattttgcgggatttgaaacctgaaaagggcggatTCATAAAAAACTCTATTCCCATAAAAAatgtgtgaatgagattaccttgGCAACTTCAGTCATCAAATACTTATCACAGTAGAGCAAGGCTAAAGGTTTCTTTTCGCTAATGTTATCTTGCCGCTTAATGCTTAAcatttttgctgatgtgtggtgctgcTAACTTAAGTAATTGTACATAGAATGTGAGTATATTACATATAGCAGTAATGTTAAGATTTCACTTAAAGATGCATTTTCAGGATTAGCAACATGGCCACCATGGCTGTGGCACTGACTCACAGGTTTCTGAGCAAAATTTCCAGCCCGATGTAGCATTCAAGGCATTTTCCCAGAGCTAGAGATTTCTGAACATCCATGGGTTCTGAACACAGCATTAGGACTGATTGGAGTCTTTGGACTCCTGCTTGTGCTTTGCAACACCAGTGTTaccaactagaggtgggcggatcaatcctaatatcgataatattgataccaatgctggtattgatattgaacaatcctcgtgtgaAAAggtcaatactcaagctttttttctctcccgcacgcactgactgctgcgcacgcagattcatcaacgtctactctctgtctgtaagagcagcgctgctctatgtcacacaacacagagcagcgcaccctcccccctctggtcttttgttgttgcgctgtcacgtggctcagtggcgccagccaacagccatgcaggtaggctcagcctggcccgcccactcagcgctctcctcaagtcagccctctacctcaggagattttgttttaagttgtgttgagtgatatttttaaacaaaaatgttgattgtgataataaagtattctgtTGTCATgtgcaatgtttggcgaaattctatcctaggtcttttggatcctttggatctatgaagcttaaatatgaaaaagtatcggtatcgatatcgggaatactgggcctgtatttacttggtatcggatcaataccaaaacttTCCCTAGTGTAACTAGAGACTTTCGAAGACTCTGATGTCAAAGCACGTGTCATACTTACACTTCTCTATGAGCAGAAGGTGCTGCTGTGGGACTGAGACCCTCATCCGTCCCAAAGCGCTCACACTTGACCCAGTTCTTGCGCAGCAGTCAGGGCAGTCAGGCATGAACTGATCCAGGGCAGGATGTAAATGTAAAACTCTTTTTGTATAAAATAAATCACTGTCctaaataccagacttaagaaaactaaacaagcaaacaaacaaactaacaacTCTTAAGTAACTCTGCCATTGTGTCTTTTGGGTCACTTTTGCCGGTTCCAGTGACAGGTCCAGGTCCCAGTGTCCCAGAGACTTTTTTgggattgttatgatcagacaaataatatgatatagttttcaacatgattggagcatttttaaagtttgtcctctgtgtaattcctcactgacccctacctggatacagctaccaccctgagattgctatcatacaattttgtgtaggccatgatacactgaggctggattctaagtgtcgtttagtcACTTTCactggtaccgattaggtcaaaattgatgactggctcatggactaacacCCAGAAAGTCTATAAACTCCTTTCAGTTTAAAGAAACTGGCACAAAATTAGGATCTTTTTCAGTGATTATTATGAAGCTTTCACATCTGTGTTAAAAGCGTATTATGACATTTGTTAACTTACTGTAAATGTGGCTCTTTCAAAACTCCCAGAGTACATGTAAAGCTATAATTTGTAGAATTTAGGTGtgcatatttttgtttttgtagaaATTGAACATAGCATTCATaatcatctgttcattagtgcatATGTTACAAATGTAATTATTCCCACTTACCATTAGCAGCAAAGTTCAAACATTTCTGAGTTATATTTGGTGGTGGGAGTTTCATTTGTTGTGTTAGAGCGCCCTCTATGGGATTGTAGTGGCGAAATACTGCATTTTTGCATTCTCTTGTCAGCCTATGTTCACCCTGGCTGGGAGAGGTTTGTATGTCACAAATAGGAAATTTGAGAGCTTTAGCTAAGCTTGCTAACCATGTGGTGTTATGGTGTATGCTAGCGAGGGTAGAGTACAAAACCGCTACACGTTTATGGCAACaacaaatcagtgtgttttccCATGATCAGAATTAGCCCTTTGTATCTACACGGGAGCACACCCCCTCACAGAAGCCGCTATGTTGCACCGCCCACATTTTTGTGAAAAGGAGGCTCACAcatgttgcttatcacaagaaaAGGCAACTGAGCATGTCTCCTCGCCAAAGAAGCTAAAATGTGGAAGAAATTAAAATTATGATCAACAATAGCCACATAATGCAAACTGCaacatcaccactagatggcaacaaattgtacacactgtagctttaaagagcCAGAATACACTGAATGCAGTCTGCAGCACTAAAGCAGTGGTCACATCAGCTacaagcagcacaggtaaagcgaggacttgccattcattttcattcagagtgCGCGTTTTGCAGCGGCAAGAGACGGCAATTGCTCAGCCGCCAGCGAGGCGGGGCCAAAGGCGTGAGGTCTATTTAATGCAAATACTGAGTGACACAACACGACATGGTGACTGCCAATCAAAGTGAATAAGCAGTGTAGCATCAGCTGATTGTTCACgccaacaaaataaaccaagacttttggggatgctccttttatacccaatcatgagtgtcctcagttcccaaatgcttattgagtgttgttagaaggaaaggtgatgtaacacagtggtaaacataccactgtcccagcttttttgaaacgtgttgcaggcatccatttcataatgagcaaatatttgcacaaaaacaataaagtttgccagtttgaacattaaatatcttgtctttgtggtgtattcaattgaatataggttgaagaggatttgcaaatcattgtattctgtttttatttacattttacacaatgtcccaacttcattggaattggtgttgtacgtTTCCTGTTGTATCATGTGTAAGTGCAGACAAAGCTCTATTTCTCCATTTGCCGAAAATGACTGTGTGGAAGTGATGGTTGGTGCACATCTCCTTGTCCGCTCTCTGAATATCTTATAGTTTGTTCTACAAATAGCTGCTTTAACTCTCAAATCCTCGTGTTGTTTGGACATAAAGCTCAATTTCACAATGTGAGGCAGGACAAAATTAGCTGCAATAAACACGTATTCTGTGTGTTGTTCATTATAAGGTTTGTTAACATGAACACAACCTGAAAGTGAAGAACCACTTCATCTATTCCGAATCATCACACGCTCCCACAAGAAGCCAGCAAAACACAAAGGTCTCACTTTATCAGCGAGTCCGGCTACATTTATCATCATTTAAGTCttcaagaagaaaaataaaaaataaaaaacacacaataCCATCTCACAGCTGTCAGAAGAGATCTGCTGTCTGCTTGTTCTCAATAATACTGAAGTTTCACCTTTTAGCACAAAGTCACATTTTCAGATCACACTTGTCTGTTCTTTTACAATTTGTCAGCATACACTCAAAAACCAGACttgttggatgaactcaatttaattataAGCAGGATTTccaactaataaatatatgttgtccTAACTAAATTCAAtggtcttgcatggatgtgctttatttgagttgatgGTTACATATTTGTATTAATTGGAAATTCTGCTCATACTTGAATTGAGCTCATCCAATGACTCATGTTTTTTAgtgaaataatgtgcaaatatacAGTTgggtcataagtatttggacagtgacactatttttttttctgtttctctcgcTGCATGTCACCGAAATGGAGTTGAATTGAATCAGTCAAGTTGTACTTGCAGTGATGATTTTTTACTTTAATGTgagaggtttaacaaaaatattgcattaaccatttaggaattaaagATGCTTTTAtatacagtccctccatttttagGGACCATAAGCAAttgaacaaactaaatataaggattattgctACA comes from the Thalassophryne amazonica chromosome 8, fThaAma1.1, whole genome shotgun sequence genome and includes:
- the LOC117514959 gene encoding glycine-rich cell wall structural protein 1.0-like, whose protein sequence is MPSQLRGGNTGRGGGLGRVLDVPSQLRGGGWNTRREGGLRVALDVPSQLGGGGGNTRRGGGLGGALDVPSQLGGGGWNTKRGGGLRGALDVPSQLGGGGGNTKRGGGLRGALDVPSQLGGGGWNTKRGGGLRGALDVPSQLGGGGGNTKRGGGLRGALDVPSQLGGGGGNTKRGGGLRGALDVPSQLGGGGGNTRRGGGLRGALDVPSQLGGGGWNTRRGGGLGGAEEVPIQVGRGGGGGGRGGGE